Proteins encoded within one genomic window of Peptococcaceae bacterium 1198_IL3148:
- a CDS encoding S-layer homology domain-containing protein codes for MRNKLSLAVALACLMTFLVTGVAMADQPQWVKEKNMAKDLYKHQEKMVKEMYKHQEKMVKQIQKNYTKFKDIQMGYPAYNEIYRMVECGIINGYQDGNFKPNVYVTREQFAKIFVLSMGVELVDDQSQSFVDVKADNMFYNYIETVKPYLTGYSKDGKIYFYPKEQVVREDVAVAIVRAKGLDLLSDSKVEAILDKYQDEGKISANLRAYVATAIDEGILGGRQDNKGDWYLDPQKPLKRVEAVLMLYRACNGFVGDEQEKAEKIIIEENDVDELAIRYVRPADGAKNVEVDIDELTIKFNIDIQPVDDLDDVLAGITITNLTEDEDVDIDSVEIDGNKLIIELEDQLDYRCKYRVEIAKNIIEDEKGNNFGKYSWSFSTLAEDDE; via the coding sequence ATGCGTAACAAATTATCATTGGCCGTTGCATTGGCCTGCCTAATGACATTTTTGGTTACAGGTGTTGCTATGGCTGATCAACCTCAGTGGGTAAAAGAAAAGAATATGGCCAAGGATCTATATAAGCACCAAGAAAAGATGGTTAAAGAAATGTATAAGCATCAAGAAAAAATGGTCAAACAAATACAAAAAAATTATACCAAGTTTAAAGACATACAAATGGGTTATCCAGCCTACAATGAAATATATCGGATGGTAGAATGTGGTATTATTAATGGCTACCAAGATGGCAACTTTAAACCCAATGTATATGTAACCAGAGAGCAATTTGCCAAGATATTTGTTTTATCCATGGGAGTAGAATTAGTAGATGATCAATCCCAAAGCTTTGTGGACGTTAAAGCTGACAATATGTTTTATAACTACATCGAAACTGTGAAACCATATTTAACTGGTTACAGCAAAGATGGTAAAATCTATTTTTATCCCAAGGAGCAAGTGGTCCGTGAAGATGTAGCGGTGGCTATTGTAAGGGCAAAGGGTTTAGATTTGCTAAGCGATAGTAAAGTAGAAGCTATATTGGACAAATATCAGGATGAAGGAAAAATTTCTGCTAATTTGCGTGCCTATGTAGCGACAGCTATTGACGAGGGTATATTGGGTGGCCGTCAGGACAATAAGGGTGATTGGTATTTAGACCCTCAAAAACCACTAAAACGGGTAGAGGCCGTGCTGATGCTTTATCGGGCATGCAATGGGTTTGTTGGAGATGAACAAGAAAAAGCCGAGAAGATTATTATTGAAGAGAATGATGTTGATGAATTGGCTATAAGATATGTTCGCCCTGCAGATGGTGCGAAAAATGTTGAAGTGGATATTGATGAATTGACAATAAAATTTAACATAGATATTCAGCCGGTGGATGATTTAGATGATGTGTTAGCAGGGATAACCATCACTAATCTCACCGAAGATGAGGACGTTGATATCGATAGTGTAGAAATAGACGGTAATAAATTAATTATTGAACTTGAAGACCAGTTGGATTACCGTTGCAAATATAGGGTTGAAATTGCTAAAAATATAATTGAAGATGAAAAGGGAAATAACTTTGGTAAGTATAGCTGGAGTTTTAGCACATTAGCAGAAGATGACGAATAA
- a CDS encoding anti-sigma factor domain-containing protein produces MAMVKGMLMQSKGKQGIVMTSTGEFVKVILPNGHVRLGEEIEAVRYRQKTSFKYIVVAAALFLMVLLIPGYQHFYPKEAMAYVALDINPSIELAVNKELKISAVEGLNSDGKKIAAEVDVIGMQLYQALPLLVEQAITDGYLEPGRENVVLSTVTVNEDKETIKIEEHKIQQAINKPIQNNQMAAKVVVEQSATADREQAKKAGLSTGKYLLYKEAQKSGLNLTMEEIRNQGIYQLEQQKQVKIEQLLLKQRSDKNWEKQLPPGQGKKLQRLLDKATQQGQTITPEQREKLVEGLQPVLTEPGKDQQRLNKTNSWKKKSDERVTRDIQTERKRIEKIKEKKANHNAMQKRQPGLEKKQFLRDTAKGLPPGIEKKLQQKQPDHSRVEKSDNDNKQKQRLKNNDD; encoded by the coding sequence ATGGCTATGGTTAAAGGCATGTTGATGCAAAGCAAAGGTAAGCAGGGTATTGTAATGACATCGACAGGGGAATTTGTTAAAGTAATTTTGCCCAATGGACATGTACGCCTGGGAGAAGAGATAGAAGCGGTAAGGTACAGACAAAAAACATCTTTTAAATATATAGTTGTCGCAGCAGCTTTGTTTTTAATGGTGCTATTGATACCGGGCTACCAACATTTTTATCCCAAAGAGGCCATGGCTTATGTGGCATTGGACATCAACCCCAGTATTGAATTGGCGGTGAATAAAGAGCTCAAGATATCGGCGGTTGAAGGATTAAACAGCGATGGCAAAAAAATAGCCGCTGAAGTGGATGTAATTGGGATGCAGCTATATCAGGCGCTGCCACTGTTGGTAGAGCAAGCGATTACAGATGGTTATTTGGAGCCGGGGCGTGAAAATGTGGTATTGTCCACCGTAACTGTTAATGAAGATAAAGAAACAATAAAAATTGAAGAGCACAAAATCCAACAAGCCATTAACAAACCGATTCAGAATAACCAAATGGCAGCCAAGGTAGTGGTTGAACAGTCTGCAACTGCCGACCGCGAACAAGCAAAAAAAGCAGGCTTATCCACCGGTAAGTACTTGTTGTATAAAGAAGCCCAAAAAAGTGGTCTTAATCTAACTATGGAGGAAATCCGCAATCAAGGCATTTACCAACTGGAGCAGCAGAAACAGGTTAAGATAGAGCAACTTTTACTAAAGCAACGGTCAGATAAAAATTGGGAGAAACAGTTGCCGCCTGGGCAAGGCAAAAAATTGCAGCGGCTATTGGATAAGGCTACCCAGCAAGGGCAAACAATTACACCGGAACAAAGGGAGAAACTAGTTGAAGGTCTGCAACCTGTGCTAACTGAACCAGGCAAAGATCAGCAGCGGTTAAATAAAACCAACAGCTGGAAGAAAAAATCAGATGAAAGGGTTACTAGAGATATTCAAACTGAACGCAAAAGAATTGAAAAAATCAAAGAAAAGAAAGCAAATCATAATGCTATGCAGAAACGGCAACCTGGATTAGAGAAAAAACAATTTCTGCGTGATACAGCAAAGGGTTTACCACCAGGGATTGAAAAGAAATTGCAACAAAAACAACCGGACCATTCCCGAGTGGAAAAGTCAGATAACGACAACAAGCAAAAGCAAAGGTTGAAAAATAATGATGATTAA